GTTCCCGAGGAGGAACGAGAGTATGAGGCGGTCAGCCGACTGGGCAGAGCTTATAACAACCTGGGACTTTACGATGAGGCGCTCAACCAATTGAAGAAAATTGCTGAAGCAGGTCAACAAGATCCAATCTGGCACTTTCGAGTAGGTTTTGCCCTCTATCATTTGAAAAGATATGAAGAGGCGACTGAGGCATTCCGCACCTCAGACAAGTTAGAAACCGGCAATCAGAATACTGAATCATGGTTAAAGTGGAGCTTGCAAAAAGCGGAAAAGCAGCAAAGACAGGAGCTTCGGATGGCAGCCAAAAGGGCAGCGGCTGTTGAGGGTTCAGCATCGGAGGAAGTTCCTTTTTCGAACATGTCGTTTGAAGACTTTTGGGACGACAGCGAGTACGCGAAAAAGGCATATCAATCCGCGCCACCCACGGATGAACTGATCGCATCGATCGAGGAAGAGCTGGGATACAAGCTCCCTGCCTCCTATCTTGCACTCATGAAGCAGCAGAATGGCGGCATTCCGAAGAACACGTGCTTCCCAACAGAGGACCCTACCTCCTGGGCTGAGAATCACATTGCCATTACGGGTATTTTAGGCATTGGCCGCGAGAAAAGCTATTCGCTCTGCGGAGATCTCGGCAGCCAGTTTATGATTGAAGACTGGGGCTATCCCGACATTGGAGTCGTCATCTGCGACTGTCCTTCAGCAGGTCATGACGTAGTGATGCTAGATTATCGGGCATGCGGGAGAGATGGTGAACCCGAAGTCATTCACGTCGATCAGGAAAGCGATTATGAAATTACTTTCCTGGCTGAAAATTTCGAGGCGTTTATCAGAGGCTTGGTGAGCGAAGAAGAATACGATACCTCCGAGGAGGACAAGGAAGTGGCTCTTTACAAAGTAGCCCACGGAAAGTTTTCTTCCTTGCTGGAGGAGCTGTGCACGCCCGTATCGGAAGTGGAACAAATCGATCAGAAAATACGCAGCATTTGTACACGAATTGTAGAGGAAAAAGGCTTTTTCTCTTTTCATGCGGATGAACTCTCGTATCTGATGTACGATGTGCAGTTTTGGCTTTACACGAAGTCATATCCCGATACCACTCGCGAACAGTACCTGGCTGTCTATGAGAAAATGATCGCCTTTGGCGGAGAATTCGGGCAAGGCGGATATGCTCCAGGATGGATCAGCGAGTGGCTGGATCGTCGCAAGGAGGAAGGTCGGATCGTACAGGAAAATGGACACATCCGGTTTACAGATCAGTTCGCATCAGAAGTGATTCAGCAGCTTCGAGAAGCCTAAAAAGCATGCAAGCAACAAAGAGCCCACGTCGTCGCGGGCTCTTCTTTTATTCAATTGACTGCTAGGCCGTACTACTCATGAAAATCGAGTCCCGATCTGACTTCTTTCACATACCCTGCCCGAATGACGAAATCTCCGAAGTGTTCGCCTTCTTCGCGTTCCTTCGCATACCGATTTAAAATTGGCCGCAGTTCATTCAATATTTCTGCTTCTCCGATGTTTTCACGATACAGCTTGTTCAATCGATTGCCAGAGAAACCGCCGCCCAAATACATGTTGTATTTACCGACAGCCTTCCCAATAAAAGAGATTTCTGCAAGTGCAGGTCTTGCGCATCCATTTGGGCACCCTGTCATACGAATGACGATCTCCTCATCGCGCAAACCCGCCTCATCCAAGATCAACTCGATCTCATCCAGCAGTGTAGGCAAATAACGTTCTGCCTCAGCCATCGCGAGTCCGCAAGTCGGCAACGAAACACAAGCCATGGAGTTTCTCCGGAGTGCAGAATAGGTAGCTCCATCGGTGAGCCCGTATGCTTGAATGATCTGTTCAATTTCCGGCTTCTTTTCACTGGTGACATTCCCGATGAGGAGATTTTGATTCGGCGTCAGGCGGAAGTCCCCTGTATGCACCTTGGCAATCTCTCGCAAGCCGGACTTCAGGAGGTAGTTGTCCTCGTCTTTTACACGGCCATTCTGAATGAAAAGGGTAAAATGCCAGTTATCGTCGCTCCCTTTTACCCAACCGTAGCGATCGCCATTATGCTCGAAGTGATAAGGTCGTACCTGCTCCAATTCCCAGCCCAGTCGCTGTTCCAGTTCATGGATAAACCATTCGATTCCGCGGTCGTCGATCGTATATTTGAAGCGAGCATGCTTCCGCACCGCACGATCTCCATAATCTCTCTGGATCATGACCGTTTTCTCGGCGACTTCCAGTACTTGTTCCGGTGTAACGAAGCCGATCACCCGCGCCACCTGCGGATACGTCTTCGGATCACCGTGGGTCATTCCCATTCCGCCCCCGACCGCTACGTTGAAGCCCAGCAGTCGACCTTCCTCATGAATGGCGATAAAGCCCAAATCCTGCGAAAAAACGTCAACATCGTTGGCAGGAGGTACGGCGATGCCGATTTTAAACTTGCGCGGCAAATAGACAGGCCCATAGATCGGTTCTTGCTCTACTTCATCCCGACTGTCGACGACTTTTTCTTCATCCAGCCAGATTTCATGATAGGCGCGAGTCCGGGGGTCCAGATGATTGCTTATTTTTTTGGCCCATTCGTACACCTCTTGATGAACTTCCGACTCGTACGGGTTCGGGTTGCACATAACGTTGCGGTTGACATCCCCACAAGCAGCTAGTGTACTTAGCAAGGCTTCGTTTACTTCTTGAATCACCTGCTTCATATTCCACTTAATCACGCCATGCAGTTGAAAAGACTGACGAGTCGTCAGGCGAATCGTTCCATTCGCAAACTGCTGGGCGATATCGTCCATCATCAGCCATTGTTCTGGTGTGACAACGCCACCAGCGGCACGCACGCGGACCATGAATTGATAGGCCGGCTCCAGCTTCTGTTTACTCCGTTCATTGCGAAGATCCCGATCATCCTGCATGTAGCTGCCATGAAATTTCATCAGGCGGTTATCATCCTCAGGGATAGAGCCCGAAATCCTGTCTTCCAGCGTTTCCGCCAGACTTCCCCGCAAGTAATCGCTTTTGCGTTTAATGTCCTCTACGTCGCTGTGAGGAGCACTGTTTGACGAAAGCAAATGATTTTCTGACATGGTTCCTATCTCCCCTCTCATTCTTTCTCGAAAATCAGTAGACATCTCGCTGATAGCGTTTTTCCTGCTGCAACCGTTTCAAGTACGCAACGACCTCCTCTGAATCAAGTCCACCCTCTTGTTGGAGAATGGTGACCAGAGCTGCGTGAACGTCATGCGCCATCCTTTTCTCATCTCCGCATACGTATACGTGCGCCCCATCCTGTAGCCATTGATAAAGCTCCTTACTCTTCTCAAGCATCCGGTGCTGAACATACACTTTTTCGCTCGTATCTCGAGAGAACGCGACATCCATATGCGTCAGTACGCCCTGTTTGAGCCAACGCTGCCATTCGAGCTGATAGAGAAAATCTGTGGAGAAATGCTGGTCGCCAAAGAAAAGCCATGTCTTGCCCGTCGCCCCAAGCTCCTCCCGTTCCCCCAAAAACGCACGGAATGGAGCGACACCCGTTCCGGGACCAATCATGATCAACGGGGTGTCCGGGTTGGCTGGAAGCTTAAAGTTGGGGTTATGCTGCACAAATACTGGCAGCGTATCCCCCGCCTCCAAACGATCCGCGATATAGCTCGAACAAACGCCGTACCGATCTCGACCATGAGCCTGATAGTGAACATTGCGAATTGTAAGATGAACTTCGTCTGGGTAGGACTTCAAACTGCTTGAGATCGAATAGAGACGAGGCGGCAGCTTTCTAAGGATGGAAACAAATTCTTTGGAAGACACGCCCTTCAAATCGTAGTCCTCCACCAGGTCTAGCAAATCCCGATTTCGAACATACTCGCGAAGCTTTTGCTCCTGTCCTTCCGCAAGCAGTTCCCGCAACCCGTTTCCTGATGATAGCTTTACGGCTTGTTCCAAGAGAGGCTTGGTGAGAACCGTGATTTCAAAATGACTGGATAAGGCCTCTTCCAACGTGCGCTCTTCCCCGCTTTTATGAATGGGAACAAGTTCTTCCGGCTTCCAGCCCATCGCGTCTATCAGCTCACGGACAAGGTCAGGATGATTTTTAGGATAGATCCCCAAACAGTCACCCGGTTCATACTCGAGACTGGAACCCTCAAGGGAGATTTCCAGGTGGCGAGTTTCCTTATCTGATCCCCGTCCGTTCAGATTCAAGTTCTCCAAGACCACAGCCTGAAAGGGATTCGACCGTGAATATTCGGTCTGTGACGCTGACCCGATCACTGCGCCGCCCACGATTGCGCTTGCCGCAGCAGCCTGGGTTGCCGAAGTTTCACTGAGAGAAGCCAGGACCTGATTCATCCATTCGGAGGCGTGCTCGTCGTAATCCACATCGCAATCAACCCGGGGAGTAAGACGCTTGCCGCCTAACTCTTCCAACCGCTTGTCGAACTCCTTGCCAGTTTGGCAGAACCATTCATAAGAGGTATCGCCCAATGCCAGCACAGAAAAACGCAGGCCCTCCAATTGCGGTGCTCTTTTGCTGTGTAAGAATTCATGGAAGGAAATGGCGTTGTCCGGTGGTTCACCATCTCCGTGTGTGCTTACCACAACAAGCAGGTTTTCAACCTTTTTCAACGCATTCGTCTTGAAGTCGCTCATAGAGGAAAGTGTTGCGTGGAAGCCGTGCTCCTGAAGCTTTCCGGTCAGCACCTTGGCAAGCTTTTGGCTGTTCCCGGACTGAGATCCGAAAAGCACTGTCACCTCTTTGGAAATGACTGGCCCATTCGTAGCTGAAGTGGCTTGAAACCCAGCGGCCATCGGTGCTTCCACTTTGTGAAAAGCTGCAAGATATCCGCTCAGCCAAACCTTTTGCACTTCTGAAAGCGTGGGCAGCAACTGATTTAGGAGCTCTACTTGTTCCTGACTAAAAGGACTGTCTGTCACCTTAAGTACCAACGATATGCACCTCACACGAGAAAAGTTAATTCCGAGTAATCTTATATGATTATTTACTTTAAGCTACCACAGTGAGTAGAACCCGAGCAATTGGAATTCGTTATTGTCATCATAAGTTTTCCTAATCGTTGGAAAACAACAAAGAACCCCGATCCTACGATAAGGAATCGGGGTATTTTTCACTCAAATTCTTACTATTCAACTTGTTGCGTACATGAAAAGTTACCTTTGTCCCTGTACCTTGCGTACTTTCGATATGAAGCCCTGTTCCGAAATGCCGTTTTAAACGCTGATCGGTATTGATCAATCCGACTCCTGACCTGCTATCTGCTTTTCTTTCTAACAGTCGTTGTATTTGATCTTCGTCCATTCCAATCCCATCGTCTTCAACGGTTATTTCCACATGCGTTTCCTGAACAGAAATCCGAATCGTAATTTCCCCCCCACGAATGCGGTTCATCACACCATGTTTGATCGCATTTTCAACGAGAGGCTGGATCGTAAGAAAGGGGATTTTTACGTCCTCACAGTCATCTATCTCCCAAACAACTTGCAGTCTTTCTTCAAACCGAACCTTTTCAATATACAAGTAAGAGCGCACCAGACTTAGCTCCGTTTCGATCGGAACAAGCCCGTCCATATCTTCAAATTTGAATTTATTCCTCAAAAAATTGCTAAACTCGTAAAGCAAATCGCGCATCTTATCCAAATTAATGTCACTTAAAGCTGTTACCGCGCTCAACGCATTAAATAAAAAATGAGGCTGGATTTGCGCTTGTAGCCATGCAGCTTCTAATCGCAGTTGTTCCCGGACAGATTGTTTAATCGTAGTGAGCGCCTCGATCCGCGATTTTATTTCCATTCCCTCTATTGGTTTGGTCACGTAATCGTTTGCTCCCGCTAAAAAACCACTTTGAATATCTTTTGGTTGGCTTCTTGCGGTAAGGAGCAAAACAGGGAGCTCTGTGAGTGTAAACCGCTCGCGGATCATTCTTGTCAGCTCATAACCGGACATCTGCGGCATCATAATATCGGAGATGACCAGATCCCATTCCCCTGTACCCAATATGGCTAATGCTTCCTTCCCACTGGTCACCATTGTTACCTCATATTCGTCTGGAGGCAGTATGGCTTCCAGCACCTGAAGGTTAACAGGGTCATCATCCACAATTAACAGGCGCGGACGATCGCGATTTACTTCCAATAAAGTTGTTGGTTTCGTAGCCCAAGAGCTCTCCGCTTTATCCTGAATCGGCATAGGTTGTACGACTGACGGTTCGAATGACCGAGAAACAGCTACCCCTTCCTCCGCTTCCATATGTGCCCATTGTAACGAAAAGGTAAATGTCGAGCCTTCCCCTAAAACGGAGGACACATCAAACGTACCTCCATGGAGCTCAACCAGCTGCTTGCTTATACTAAGACCCAACCCAAAGCCACCTTCAATCATGGTCTCGCTCGTGCTGGCTTGTTCATACGGGTGGAACAGGCGCTTTTTCATGTCCTCGTCCATTCCGATTCCTGTATCATGAATCTCAATAAAAGCTCTTCCGTCCTTGGCAAACGCTTGAATGGAAACGATCCCTTCATTCGTATATTTCACAGCATTGTGAAGTAAATTGAAAACGATTTGAATCACCCGGTTCTCATCCGCGTGTACGGGTGGAAAATCTTCAGGGATTTCATTTACGATTTTTACAGACTTCACATCTGCGTTAAATTGCAGCATATCAAGTACCCCAGTCACGATGGGCTGAATCCATATGGCTTTTTTCTGTAAGCGCGGGTTGCCTTCCTGTAAACTCATCACATCAATTAAATCATTTAATATCAAGGTCAGCCGTCTTCCTACAGATAAAACCGTTTCAAGCTCCTTGATACTCCTTTCCTGCAACAAATGTCGCTCCCGATTTAAAACGGATTGTGACATATTCAGAATGCTATGGAGTGGATTTTTAAATTCATGTGAAGTGTTGGCCAGAAATTGATCCTTATGGTCATTCATTCTTTGCAAGGTTGCAGCAATTTCTTTTGTGTTGGCATGCATGATGAAATAACCCTTAAACCATACAGTGGCTAAGCACCCCATCGAAATAATCAGATCAAATGGATAGTAGACAAGACTCATACCGCTTTCCCGCCAGATTAACGACCAAATAAAATGGTGAAGCAACGCAAGAAATGAAAAAAGCAGTAAAAGATTGCCCTTGATGTCTTTGATCAATTTCCTAAGGATGGTTATCAACGTGATCACTGCAGCAATACCGGCCACCAGAAAATAAACTGGAAATAACATCGTCACCTGATCAGGGTCTAAAAACAACGTAATGCCAGCAATCCCAAAATTCATCACCCTGTATACAGGATACACCCTGCTCCAATAAGGAAGTTCGCGATGATTCATACACTCCAACAAAGCATAGGCCCCAATGACGAGGGCGAAATTCGTTAATCGAAAATCCCACTCAATGCCGATGTAAAATAATTGGTGGAACAGCTTCTCATCATTGCTTAACACGCTAGTTAGCGCTATACAAAATGTCAGCAAAGAAAAATACAGCAGATTCTTTTTCTTATCTCCCAGTAAAAATAAAATAAACGCATAAGCAGAATGTATGAGAAATATCATGGCTGCCAGAAGCTGCGTAGAAACGGAGACTTTTATTTCCTTTGCAATGGCTTCTTCTGAACCAAATTTAATGGATCGAACAATGCCGCTGCTTCGACCATCCACATAATTTGCCGCCTGAATGACGATGTCGATTACGCCGTTTTCATCTGCCGTAAAGGTTGAAGAATAAGGCAGATTCTTCGCAATATATTCATCCTCCGACTCGCCCACCTGCCCGGATTTCGCAAGCAAACGACCGTTTACATATAATTCCGATGCCGTGCGCACGCTGGGTACACGAATGCTATAATTCAGGTCCTTTTCTGGATCCACATACAGACGCAAGCGATAAGAAGCAAATCCATAGGGAGTTGACTTGTCTGTATGCAAAGCTTCATTCCATCTTCCCGGAACCTGAATAAGCGATGGCCCCTTCTCGTTTACACCTTGTTGCCGTCTGCCATCCATCAGCCATTGAGAGGGATAAAACTCCCACTCTCCATCTAGCAAGAGAGTGTCGCCACCTTCTGCATTCCAATCACGCAAATCGAATTGCCCATTCTTAATGTCCGCTTGTTGATCACGAAACGATTCCATCCACAAAATCCGCGCACCGGATAAGATGATAAGTAATAACCCGAGTAATAGTAGGATATGGCTCTTTTTTATTTGGTATTTGGGTGAATGATTTACCAAGAAGTATTCCTCTCCTAGTCAGTTTCTTCTCTGACATTCAAATAGAATCTTTCCATAATTTAGCATATAGATTATGACAGAGAAATACAGTTGCCATAGAAAAAGCTACGTTTATCTGAAAGACAACGTAGCTTATCAATAGAAGTTATCACTCTATGTAGTGGCTATCAGGAATTCTTCTCCGCTTGGCAGCGAAAGACCATCGGTGCGGCCGGTAAAGTAGCGCTGGTTAAGTTCTGCCGAGGATACATGCTGGACTTTTCGGAAACCAGCTTCGCGGGCCAATGACAGCATCTCCGGCGGTGTGAAAAAGCTGATGAAAGGCGTGCCGCTTGACCGCGCTCCCTTTTCTGCCTCTTCAACTTCGGGACGTTTCTCCGTTTCTGTAAAGGTAAAGGGGAGCAAAAACGTCATAGCCAGCGTGGAGCCTGGAGCAAGCGTCGCTACTTGGCGCAGCGTAGCCATAATCGCATCCTTCGTAAGGTACTGGGTGACGCCAGTGGATGCTACCACCGCTGGTCGGCTAGCATCAAAACCGGAGTCCTTTAGTTGCTCCCACCAGGACCAGCCTGCCTCGAAGTCAACGGGTACGAGTCGTAACCACTCGGGGATGCCAAAGCCCAGCTCGTTCAAGCGTTGCTTCTTCCAACCCTGCGTGTCTGGCTGATCGACCTCGAAAATCCGCATCTGAGAGGCGATTTCCGGTCGTCGCTGAGCAAAGGTGTCCAGGCCAGCGCCGAGGATAACGTACTGGGTGACGCCTTGTCCGAGCTGTTCGGTGACCAAATCCTCAATAAAGCGAGCACGAGCCACGATAGATGCTCGAAACCCGCTGGTGCTCTTTGGGTCCATGTCGGGACGTTGGCGCCAGTCGTCTTCCGGAGCCACCAGTCGCAGACCGATCTCGTCTTCTAGTACATGCGGTGGAGAATCGATCTGTGCGTGCAACGCCCGCCACAACGCGACCCGCACCGCCGTGTGGTCTGGCACCGTAGTTTGCTTATCATGCATGGCTGCTCTCTCCTCTCGATTCGTTTCCTTCTCGTTTTCGATACAAAATGACTTCATTTTAATATGCTCCCATTTAATAGGACCATCCTGACAAATAGCAATTCAATACTTCTAGACCACTCTCCTCCCTAGACTTAGCTTCACCTAGTCTCAGTTGCATCGATGAAAGGTACTGTCCGCACCATCACCTTCACAGGAGTTCCCGTTTTTAGTCCTTTCCTGCACTGCCTTTTACACGCTGTTTTATGTGGCCTCTGGAAGGTTAAGACCATTTCCGAAAATGAAAAAAGGCCATTCCCCCGGCCGTTTGGCCGATGGGGAATAACCTTCTTAGATAAAAACCTATTCTTCACAACCAACTGTACCTGCAGGAGGAATTGCAATTTGTTGTGTAGCAGCAATTAATAACTGTTGTGTTTGTAACACTTTTACAGTAAGGTCTAGGACAATTTTTTCAGTCAGGCTATTAAACGTTCCCTCAGGTGTTGCTATAACCGGTGAAAAATCAAGTTCATAGAAGTTAGCAGCTACCAACTCACCAAATGGTTGTTCGTTGTATTTCACAAGATTTTGGAAGAAATTTTTATCCAAACGTGGAACCTGGCCATCCGTCTCATTAAGGAAAAATGCTTTACTCGCCTCAGAGATACCAATAATTGGCCTTGTTAAAAATGTTGTGATATCAGCAAAACCTGTAAAAGGAACATCCGCAATTGTATCTAAAAGTGCTCCAGTACATGCAGCAGAAGCATATTCAATATTTTTGCGAATGAATCCTCCTACAAATAACTTGGCTCTTGTAACATTGAAAAAGTCTGTAGTACCAATACGCGTAAATGCGACAGGAACAAGTTTAACCTGATTGAGGAATACATTTTTTACCACTCTCTTAATCTCAGTTGCTGGTGGGTTAAGTGGAATATTTGCTTCTACAACGATTTGAAGAGTTGGCTCTACAAGTACAACTGGAACTTTAATGGTTGGTACAGCTGCTTGAGAAATGATCGTAGTTGGTTCGACGGTTAATGGAATTTGTTCTGTCGAAATCACTGGACATGCGGGGGTCACTTGCTCTGGTTTGATGACGCTCATAATTGGAAATCAACTCCAATTTTAAAATTTGAGTGTTTTAAACTCACTATCACTATATTCCGCATTCCTTTTTTAGTAAGGGCAATTCTCTTAGATAACATAACCATTTTACATGAGTAGGTGTTTGATTACGTTATCACTTAAATTTTAGTGCCATCACAACTAATTCGAACTGATTGAATTTGTAGTATGTGAACAACTAATTTTCATGCTATTTTTTGACGTAATTGGTAAAAATTCATTACTGCCTCTTTTTGAATTGTAGTACCATTTGCTTTGTCAGCGACAGAATACTCGATATTTTGATGCATATATCCCTCCAGGAACAAATTCCCCCCGGGCCTTTCTTGTTTTTCCCCCTAATAATGGATGCAATTAGGTAGGATAGGATATATTAGCACCGGTTCTGCTACTACCTGTTCACGTTTTTTTCCATTGTCTGTTCATCAACTTCTTATTTTTTGCATACAAAAAGACTCACTCTATCTACAACAAATAGAACAAGCCTTGATTACAGCATTGTTATTCCTTGTTAGAAACCGATGGTGTAGAATCAGCTTCTTAAATAGTCTTTCGTCCCTGTTAATTCCGACCATCTGGCTGAAAGAAACTTCGCATAGTTTAAAGGAGCGATTCCATATGTCCCTAAAGAATGACCATCATTAATCTCCACCAGCTTCATATTCCCATCTCGATCAATTCCAAAATCTAAACCATAGGCAGCTGGCGCATCAATAAAATCATTAACCGCACTTTTTATAATACGTAGATCTAATTTTGAATCCCAAACACCTTTGTACTGCCTAATATCAAGTATTTCTCCATATCGTATGAAGCAACGCCATTCTGTTACAAAATTAACGATTTCCGAACACCAAATTCTCGTATCCTCATCCTGTTCAATCAATCCGATAAAATCTTTATATTCTTTTACCACTTTTCCAGCAAATTTTTTTGTTATGTCTTTCGGTTTTATAAAAACGTTCCAATCCTGTTTATTTTCAAAAAGCTGTTGAATCGTTGAAGTCCATATTTTCCTGCCAAAATAACTAGATAAAGAATCTGGGTAATCTATCTCTCCTTGGCTTCTTTCTATCCCCAATATTTCAAGACGTTTTCTCACGTTGCCAATACCGCCAACTACTATGTCTTCTGGATTCTTTTCTTTTATTTCATGAATATCATGGAACTTAATGATCTCCCATCCTAATGAACTGAAACCTTCAAAAGCAATAAATGCATTTACATTGTAGAATTCTCCACTTTTGTTTGCCTGTATATACGCTCTCATTCATATCACTCCATCATTTCATACGGGTTTTTCTTTCTCCATCGCCTGCTTGAGCCATCAACTTCGTTTTCATAATCTGACCATTCCATAATGTCATTTTCGAAGCCAGCAATATCAAACAACTCACTTTCCATCCTAATGCGCTCTGATACGCCTTTGCATACTCCGCACGCTAAGGCAACGAGCTCTTGTTCCATTTGCTTCACCCCCATCCTTTCATCTTGCCAATCCCGTCTCTATGAAATAGCGTTGCTTCATGCTAAACGAGACTCGTCTATCAGATCTTTTAACTGTTCATCAGTCCCCGTGTTCTCGATTGGTGTATATACTCTCATCACGAAGTCACCACTTTCGGGCAAGGCAAAAGAATGGTAACGAAAACTCAACAGGCCAGCTTTAGGATGCTGTATCACTTTTTCCCCTTTCGAAGTCCCGGATACATCATGTCTTCGCCACCACACTCTAAACTCCTCACTCTGTTCACACAATTTGTCAACGAATTCCCGATACCACGAATCATTCATGTACAAAGCGTATCGGCTTCTAAAATGAG
The window above is part of the Brevibacillus brevis NBRC 100599 genome. Proteins encoded here:
- a CDS encoding SMI1/KNR4 family protein; this encodes MDQVLIEQLNRWHEEDEQQRIVDLLLTVPEEEREYEAVSRLGRAYNNLGLYDEALNQLKKIAEAGQQDPIWHFRVGFALYHLKRYEEATEAFRTSDKLETGNQNTESWLKWSLQKAEKQQRQELRMAAKRAAAVEGSASEEVPFSNMSFEDFWDDSEYAKKAYQSAPPTDELIASIEEELGYKLPASYLALMKQQNGGIPKNTCFPTEDPTSWAENHIAITGILGIGREKSYSLCGDLGSQFMIEDWGYPDIGVVICDCPSAGHDVVMLDYRACGRDGEPEVIHVDQESDYEITFLAENFEAFIRGLVSEEEYDTSEEDKEVALYKVAHGKFSSLLEELCTPVSEVEQIDQKIRSICTRIVEEKGFFSFHADELSYLMYDVQFWLYTKSYPDTTREQYLAVYEKMIAFGGEFGQGGYAPGWISEWLDRRKEEGRIVQENGHIRFTDQFASEVIQQLREA
- a CDS encoding hybrid sensor histidine kinase/response regulator, which encodes MVNHSPKYQIKKSHILLLLGLLLIILSGARILWMESFRDQQADIKNGQFDLRDWNAEGGDTLLLDGEWEFYPSQWLMDGRRQQGVNEKGPSLIQVPGRWNEALHTDKSTPYGFASYRLRLYVDPEKDLNYSIRVPSVRTASELYVNGRLLAKSGQVGESEDEYIAKNLPYSSTFTADENGVIDIVIQAANYVDGRSSGIVRSIKFGSEEAIAKEIKVSVSTQLLAAMIFLIHSAYAFILFLLGDKKKNLLYFSLLTFCIALTSVLSNDEKLFHQLFYIGIEWDFRLTNFALVIGAYALLECMNHRELPYWSRVYPVYRVMNFGIAGITLFLDPDQVTMLFPVYFLVAGIAAVITLITILRKLIKDIKGNLLLLFSFLALLHHFIWSLIWRESGMSLVYYPFDLIISMGCLATVWFKGYFIMHANTKEIAATLQRMNDHKDQFLANTSHEFKNPLHSILNMSQSVLNRERHLLQERSIKELETVLSVGRRLTLILNDLIDVMSLQEGNPRLQKKAIWIQPIVTGVLDMLQFNADVKSVKIVNEIPEDFPPVHADENRVIQIVFNLLHNAVKYTNEGIVSIQAFAKDGRAFIEIHDTGIGMDEDMKKRLFHPYEQASTSETMIEGGFGLGLSISKQLVELHGGTFDVSSVLGEGSTFTFSLQWAHMEAEEGVAVSRSFEPSVVQPMPIQDKAESSWATKPTTLLEVNRDRPRLLIVDDDPVNLQVLEAILPPDEYEVTMVTSGKEALAILGTGEWDLVISDIMMPQMSGYELTRMIRERFTLTELPVLLLTARSQPKDIQSGFLAGANDYVTKPIEGMEIKSRIEALTTIKQSVREQLRLEAAWLQAQIQPHFLFNALSAVTALSDINLDKMRDLLYEFSNFLRNKFKFEDMDGLVPIETELSLVRSYLYIEKVRFEERLQVVWEIDDCEDVKIPFLTIQPLVENAIKHGVMNRIRGGEITIRISVQETHVEITVEDDGIGMDEDQIQRLLERKADSRSGVGLINTDQRLKRHFGTGLHIESTQGTGTKVTFHVRNKLNSKNLSEKYPDSLS
- a CDS encoding class I SAM-dependent methyltransferase, producing MHDKQTTVPDHTAVRVALWRALHAQIDSPPHVLEDEIGLRLVAPEDDWRQRPDMDPKSTSGFRASIVARARFIEDLVTEQLGQGVTQYVILGAGLDTFAQRRPEIASQMRIFEVDQPDTQGWKKQRLNELGFGIPEWLRLVPVDFEAGWSWWEQLKDSGFDASRPAVVASTGVTQYLTKDAIMATLRQVATLAPGSTLAMTFLLPFTFTETEKRPEVEEAEKGARSSGTPFISFFTPPEMLSLAREAGFRKVQHVSSAELNQRYFTGRTDGLSLPSGEEFLIATT
- a CDS encoding assimilatory sulfite reductase (NADPH) flavoprotein subunit; amino-acid sequence: MVLKVTDSPFSQEQVELLNQLLPTLSEVQKVWLSGYLAAFHKVEAPMAAGFQATSATNGPVISKEVTVLFGSQSGNSQKLAKVLTGKLQEHGFHATLSSMSDFKTNALKKVENLLVVVSTHGDGEPPDNAISFHEFLHSKRAPQLEGLRFSVLALGDTSYEWFCQTGKEFDKRLEELGGKRLTPRVDCDVDYDEHASEWMNQVLASLSETSATQAAAASAIVGGAVIGSASQTEYSRSNPFQAVVLENLNLNGRGSDKETRHLEISLEGSSLEYEPGDCLGIYPKNHPDLVRELIDAMGWKPEELVPIHKSGEERTLEEALSSHFEITVLTKPLLEQAVKLSSGNGLRELLAEGQEQKLREYVRNRDLLDLVEDYDLKGVSSKEFVSILRKLPPRLYSISSSLKSYPDEVHLTIRNVHYQAHGRDRYGVCSSYIADRLEAGDTLPVFVQHNPNFKLPANPDTPLIMIGPGTGVAPFRAFLGEREELGATGKTWLFFGDQHFSTDFLYQLEWQRWLKQGVLTHMDVAFSRDTSEKVYVQHRMLEKSKELYQWLQDGAHVYVCGDEKRMAHDVHAALVTILQQEGGLDSEEVVAYLKRLQQEKRYQRDVY
- the cysI gene encoding assimilatory sulfite reductase (NADPH) hemoprotein subunit encodes the protein MSENHLLSSNSAPHSDVEDIKRKSDYLRGSLAETLEDRISGSIPEDDNRLMKFHGSYMQDDRDLRNERSKQKLEPAYQFMVRVRAAGGVVTPEQWLMMDDIAQQFANGTIRLTTRQSFQLHGVIKWNMKQVIQEVNEALLSTLAACGDVNRNVMCNPNPYESEVHQEVYEWAKKISNHLDPRTRAYHEIWLDEEKVVDSRDEVEQEPIYGPVYLPRKFKIGIAVPPANDVDVFSQDLGFIAIHEEGRLLGFNVAVGGGMGMTHGDPKTYPQVARVIGFVTPEQVLEVAEKTVMIQRDYGDRAVRKHARFKYTIDDRGIEWFIHELEQRLGWELEQVRPYHFEHNGDRYGWVKGSDDNWHFTLFIQNGRVKDEDNYLLKSGLREIAKVHTGDFRLTPNQNLLIGNVTSEKKPEIEQIIQAYGLTDGATYSALRRNSMACVSLPTCGLAMAEAERYLPTLLDEIELILDEAGLRDEEIVIRMTGCPNGCARPALAEISFIGKAVGKYNMYLGGGFSGNRLNKLYRENIGEAEILNELRPILNRYAKEREEGEHFGDFVIRAGYVKEVRSGLDFHE
- a CDS encoding CsxC family protein, translating into MSVIKPEQVTPACPVISTEQIPLTVEPTTIISQAAVPTIKVPVVLVEPTLQIVVEANIPLNPPATEIKRVVKNVFLNQVKLVPVAFTRIGTTDFFNVTRAKLFVGGFIRKNIEYASAACTGALLDTIADVPFTGFADITTFLTRPIIGISEASKAFFLNETDGQVPRLDKNFFQNLVKYNEQPFGELVAANFYELDFSPVIATPEGTFNSLTEKIVLDLTVKVLQTQQLLIAATQQIAIPPAGTVGCEE